One Nematostella vectensis chromosome 10, jaNemVect1.1, whole genome shotgun sequence genomic window carries:
- the LOC5513588 gene encoding plasma membrane calcium-transporting ATPase 2 → MADQVDAGVPDLAGASKQKLEEVMTSQSEHAKQFIDQNFDGMQTLIRNLRTSAFKGLTGFADNLAHRRQVYGSNEMPLARRRSLFHFLLYSMKDWILIVLVIGAIISLVLGLVYPESCKGVINGEVAWYEGVGILVMVILMILISALSDYLRDADFRCQQKRVHMEERVTVIRDSGAVKDILKSELVVGDLCLLKAGSLVAADGVVVQSSDLVVDETLFSRSERHKSVEDPLVFAGTHVVKGTGKFIVLAVGASTQAMMQLRLGDPASPGIELQPAPAGPINNKGSQNLLEFKRHKEENATLEGKVNRVAVALGYIGIAVALITMIVIMVHFSVTNYYTNEKPAKPEDVNMYVRAFIMGMVVLVVSVPEGLPLAVTFALAFCTKMMYNKQSLVKHMDIIETMGNVSNIYCNKTGVLTEHRMRVDRMFIADQLLDGDPKVYKHKIPSELLDDLFKAISLNTSYSSQIQPAGRDHLPVQVGNKTDCSLLQLMLEMGETYQYWRDDHPEDRFVKVFAFTSERKSMTTVLEKEKDGFYVYTKGAAEILLPRCTSTITTDGKMRPFTDEDRERLRKEVMEEMHKQALKILVLACRSLSDSDKGLLDDEAKVLEDLTLMAVVGIEDPIREKVPEAIWKCDRAGIRVCMVSGDSIQTARAVAARVGILKPDEDILMYTGQEFNSYIRDPDGKVNTDRFNSMWPKLKVLARATARDKYTLVKHVMGSGVNRQGEMVAVTGAGVHDGPVLRKADVGFTMGVSGSDVAKDSADVVLLDDNFGSIVWAIKWGRNVYNTVVKFLMFQFTVTWSAFIVVVIGACVTGRSPLGATQLLWVNLIMDSLASLALTRDFPTDDLLRHQPYGRHKALIGRTLIRNVVGHVIFQLVVMFVLIFKAHEWLDIKDGFQTDTICQPTQHSSLVFTTFVFMQVFNEINSRSVHGRNMFKGIHRNIVFICIWIAQVSIQVLIVEVFTRAFNTKGMDAEQWLWCIFLGLSELIWAQVIYTFPKTWLPLFLRCGVTGHPKGRHINWIRSTSRVDQKDSGPAAAFKLNVADHPPPPATPTGVMPITPEDEHWRGPTAADARL, encoded by the exons atggcggaccAGGTAGATGCTGGTGTTCCGGATCTCGCTGGGGCCTCCAAGCAAAAGCTGGAAGAAGTTATGACCAGCCAGAGCGAGCATGCCAAGCAATTCATTGATCAAAACTTCGATGGAATGCAAACTTTGATTCGAAACTTGCGCACGTCAGCGTTCAAAGGCCTCACTGGATTTGCAGATAATCTAGCGCACAGGAGACAGGTGTACGGGTCAAATGAGATGCCATTAGCCCGGCGAAGAAGCCTATTCCACTTCCTTCTGTACTCCATGAAGGACTGGATATTGATAGTGCTTGTGATAGGTGCTATTATATCCTTGGTATTAGGCCTTGTCTACCCGGAGTCATGCAAAGGAGTTATAAATGGGGAGGTGGCCTGGTACGAGGGTGTTGGAATACTGGTCATGGTGATACTGATGATATTGATCTCGGCACTCAGTGACTACCTGCGCGATGCTGATTTCCGCTGCCAACAGAAGCGTGTCCACATGGAGGAGAGAGTTACTGTGATCCGTGACAGTGGTGCCGTCAAAGATATCCTGAAGTCTGAGCTTGTTGTTGGCGACCTATGTCTGCTGAAGGCTGGCTCTCTGGTTGCAGCGGATGGTGTTGTTGTCCAGAGCAGTGATCTGGTGGTAGATGAGACACTGTTTAGCAGATCAGAGCGCCATAAATCTGTTGAAGATCCTCTTGTCTTTGCCGGTACTCATGTTGTGAAGGGAACTGGGAAGTTTATTGTGTTAGCTGTTGGTGCCTCAACACAAGCCATGATGCAGCTACGTCTGGGTGATCCAGCCTCTCCAGGAATTGAGCTTCAGCCAGCGCCAGCAGGGCCAATCAACAACAAGGGTAGTCAGAATCTCCTGGAATTTAAGAGACACAAGGAAGAGAATGCAACACTTGAAGGGAAAGTCAACCGTGTAGCTGTTGCGTTAGGGTACATTGGTATTGCTGTTGCCCTCATTACCATGATTGTAATCATGGTTCATTTCAGCGTTACCAACTACTATACAAATGAGAAACCTGCAAAGCCTGAAGATGTAAACATGTACGTGCGTGCTTTCATCATGGGAATGGTCGTGCTTGTTGTGTCTGTGCCAGAGGGATTACCGCTTGCCGTCACCTTTGCCCTGGCCTTCTGCACCAAGATGATGTATAACAAGCAGAGTCTGGTTAAACACATGGACATTATAGAGACCATGGGGAATGTCAGCAACATTTATTGTAACAAGACAGGAGTTTTGACAGAGCATAGGATGCGAGTCGACCGAATGTTCATTGCTGATCAACTGCTTGACGGGGACCCCAAGGTGTACAAGCACAAGATACCCTCTGAGCTACTTGATGACTTGTTCAAAGCAATTTCACTCAACACCAGCTACTCCTCACAGATTCAG CCTGCTGGCCGTGACCACCTGCCTGTCCAGGTGGGCAATAAGACAGACTGCTCCCTATTGCAACTGATGCTGGAGATGGGTGAGACCTACCAATACTGGCGTGATGATCACCCTGAAGATCGCTTTGTCAAGGTGTTTGCTTTCACATCCGAGAGGAAATCCATGACGACTGTCTTAGAAAAGGAGAAGGATGGGTTCTATGTCTACACTAAAGGAGCAGCAGAAATACTTCTTCCACGATGTACTTCAACTATTACCACTGATGGAAAGATGCGGCCATTCACTGACGAAGACCGTGAAAGGTTACGCAAGGAAGTGATGGAAGAAATGCATAAGCAGGCACTGAAAATCCTTGTTCTTGCCTGCAGAAGTCTCAGTGATTCAG ACAAGGGCTTGTTAGATGATGAAGCCAAAGTATTAGAGGACCTGACTTTGATGGCTGTTGTGGGCATCGAGGACCCTATCAGAGAAAAG GTCCCTGAGGCAATCTGGAAATGTGATAGGGCTGGTATCAGAGTGTGCATGGTTAGTGGAGATAGCATACAGACAGCGAGAGCTGTTGCTGCAAGAGTTGGGATCCTCAAACCTGATGAAGACATCTTGATGTACACTGGACAAGAGTTTAACAGCTACATCAGAGATCCTGATGGAAAA GTTAACACTGACAGGTTCAACTCAATGTGGCCAAAGCTAAAGGTTCTTGCCAGAGCAACGGCTCGTGATAAATACACGTTGGTGAAACATGTCATGGGCAGTGGGGTGAACAGGCAGGGAGAGATGGTCGCAGTCACTGGTGCAGGGGTACATGATGGGCCTGTTCTGAGGAAAGCAGATGTGGGCTTCACAATG GGTGTGTCTGGATCAGATGTGGCCAAGGACAGTGCGGATGTCGTCTTATTGGATGATAACTTTGGCAGCATTGTGTGGGCGATCAAGTGGGGTCGCAATGTCTACAACACAGTGGTCAAGTTCCTGATGTTCCAGTTCACTGTCACATGGTCAGCCTTTATTGTTGTGGTGATTGGAGCATGCGTCACAGGG CGGAGCCCACTTGGGGCGACCCAGTTGTTGTGGGTGAATCTGATAATGGATTCCCTCGCCTCGTTGGCTCTTACGAGGGACTTCCCCACAGATGACCTATTACGTCATCAGCCATACGGCCGTCATAAGGCTCTGATTGGCCGAACTCTCATCCGTAACGTGGTCGGTCACGTGATCTTCCAGCTCGTGGTCATGTTCGTGTTGATCTTCAAGGCTCACGAGTGGCTGGACATCAAG GACGGTTTCCAGACGGATACAATTTGTCAGCCGACCCAACACTCGTCACTTGTCTTCACCACTTTCGTCTTCATGCAAGTCTTCAACGAGATCAACAGCCGCAGTGTACACGGGCGAAATATGTTCAAGGGAATCCACCGAAACATAGTGTTTATTTGTATCTGGATCGCACAGGTTTCCATACAG GTGCTCATAGTTGAGGTCTTCACCCGCGCATTCAACACTAAGGGCATGGACGCCGAGCAGTGGTTGTGGTGCATCTTCCTCGGCCTGTCCGAGCTGATCTGGGCCCAGGTCATCTACACCTTCCCAAAGACGTGGCTGCCGCTGTTCTTACGATGCGGGGTCACGGGGCACCCCAAGGGCCGGCACATCAACTGGATCAGGAGCACGTCTCGTGTCGATCAAAAG GACTCTGGTCCAGCGGCTGCGTTTAAGCTTAATGTGGCAGACCACCCCCCTCCGCCAGCGACCCCGACAGGGGTAATGCCGATCACACCTGAAGACGAGCATTGGCGCGGCCCCACAGCTGCTGACGCGCGCCTTTGA